Proteins encoded by one window of Bacillota bacterium:
- a CDS encoding FtsX-like permease family protein — MDVWVQIPSTAPQNRRQLGILMSIGMSRSDITTLVAIQSLRMLLVSFLISIPLFYLLIFSMNSFLINQAGLLSSIISYSPLPIIISLLISIGSNIIAIIEPIVKFSKTELVNIIYNR, encoded by the coding sequence CACCACAAAATCGTCGTCAACTGGGAATTTTGATGAGTATTGGAATGTCGAGGTCAGATATAACCACACTTGTTGCAATCCAATCTTTGAGAATGCTCTTGGTCTCGTTTCTAATATCTATTCCTCTATTTTATCTGTTGATATTCTCAATGAATTCGTTTTTGATAAACCAAGCAGGATTATTAAGCAGTATTATTTCTTATTCACCCTTGCCAATAATAATATCTTTACTAATCAGCATAGGAAGTAATATCATTGCTATCATTGAACCAATTGTTAAATTTTCCAAAACTGAATTGGTCAACATTATATATAATAGGTAA